One stretch of Aquimarina sp. Aq107 DNA includes these proteins:
- a CDS encoding bifunctional UDP-sugar hydrolase/5'-nucleotidase has product MKRREFVKHSALTAGLFTVGGVGLSSFSTSNTKKITILHTNDVHSHIDPFGPNDGRNSNKGGVARRATIIENIRKENPNTLLLDAGDIFQGTPYFNFYGGELEFKLMSMLKYDVVTIGNHDFDNGIEGLHAQLPYAKFNFVSANYDFTNTVMDTFVKPYKIIIKDSIKIGIFGLGIELEGLVMKDLYKETNYLNPIEIAQDMSAVLKNEEKCDLVICLSHLGYDYKNEPNKVSDLSLAAATENIDLIIGGHTHTFLKEPTVVKNRKDKNVLVNQVGCYGLYLGRIDFYFDSQKNKTSDGTAMVV; this is encoded by the coding sequence ATGAAACGAAGAGAATTTGTAAAACATTCTGCATTAACGGCTGGCTTGTTTACAGTTGGAGGTGTAGGTTTATCTTCTTTTTCTACGAGTAACACGAAAAAGATAACCATCTTACATACAAACGATGTACATAGTCATATAGATCCTTTTGGGCCAAATGATGGTAGAAATTCTAATAAAGGGGGAGTGGCCCGAAGAGCTACAATTATTGAAAATATAAGAAAAGAGAATCCTAATACTTTGTTATTAGATGCTGGGGATATTTTTCAGGGAACTCCTTATTTTAATTTTTACGGAGGTGAGCTAGAATTTAAGTTGATGAGTATGCTTAAATACGATGTAGTAACTATAGGGAATCATGATTTTGATAATGGGATTGAAGGATTGCATGCACAATTGCCTTATGCAAAATTTAATTTTGTGTCCGCTAACTATGATTTTACTAATACAGTTATGGATACGTTCGTAAAGCCTTATAAAATAATAATAAAGGATTCTATTAAGATTGGAATATTTGGTTTAGGAATAGAGTTAGAAGGACTTGTAATGAAAGATTTATATAAGGAGACTAATTATCTTAATCCAATAGAGATTGCTCAGGATATGAGTGCTGTATTAAAAAACGAAGAAAAGTGTGATTTGGTTATATGTTTATCTCATTTAGGATATGATTATAAAAACGAGCCAAATAAAGTGAGTGATTTAAGCCTAGCGGCAGCTACAGAAAACATTGATCTAATTATAGGTGGACATACGCATACTTTTCTAAAAGAACCAACAGTAGTAAAAAATAGAAAAGATAAAAATGTGCTCGTAAATCAGGTTGGGTGTTACGGTTTGTATTTAGGTAGAATAGATTTTTATTTTGATAGCCAAAAAAATAAAACTTCAGACGGAACTGCTATGGTTGTATAA
- a CDS encoding DUF6702 family protein: protein MKFYQILLLGCLLLFSTSFSLPHPIKLTSSLIQSFPESNILGVECRVFIDDFTFSMNDTFTKNFNASDLSKEDIEGIENYFKKYYKIIINDKIYTLTYISSEVFEKHNVLSIKFSKKIPVIKEGDQICIENTLFFQEFDFLQSNRMTVRIPPFISEDYFEVTSLDKPITLNL, encoded by the coding sequence ATGAAATTCTATCAAATATTACTTCTAGGATGTCTATTGCTATTTTCAACATCATTTAGCCTACCGCATCCAATAAAGCTAACCTCATCACTAATTCAATCTTTTCCGGAAAGTAATATTTTAGGAGTAGAATGCAGAGTGTTTATTGATGATTTTACTTTTAGTATGAACGATACATTTACTAAAAATTTTAATGCATCGGACTTATCCAAAGAAGATATTGAAGGAATTGAAAATTATTTTAAAAAGTATTATAAAATAATCATTAATGATAAAATATATACCCTTACATATATTTCATCAGAAGTTTTTGAAAAGCATAATGTTTTATCAATTAAGTTTTCCAAAAAGATACCAGTGATAAAAGAGGGGGATCAAATTTGTATCGAAAACACACTTTTTTTTCAAGAATTTGATTTTTTACAATCTAATAGAATGACTGTTCGTATACCTCCATTTATTTCAGAAGATTACTTCGAAGTTACATCACTAGACAAACCTATAACCCTTAATTTATAA
- a CDS encoding ABC transporter ATP-binding protein, with the protein MLKAINLTKTYGKHQALSQLNLSVDKGEIFCLLGQNGAGKTTTINLFLGLIESTSGEALINGVTVTPNNNKTTNMIAYIPEVVQLYGNLSGTENLNFFSRLAGFKYSNKQLSDFLSKAGLQENAHQNKLSSYSKGMRQKVGIAIALSKNADYIFMDEPISGLDPKATLEFTKICKELSNNGKAIFMATHDIFNAVNVGTKIGIMKEGQLVHTSNTDSITATQLQDLYLKTI; encoded by the coding sequence ATGCTTAAAGCAATAAATCTCACCAAAACATATGGTAAACATCAAGCACTTAGCCAATTAAATTTATCAGTTGATAAAGGAGAAATATTTTGTTTACTAGGTCAAAACGGTGCCGGAAAAACAACTACTATTAATTTATTTTTAGGCCTAATTGAATCTACTAGTGGCGAAGCTTTAATTAATGGAGTTACCGTTACACCCAATAATAACAAAACCACTAACATGATTGCATACATCCCTGAAGTTGTGCAATTATACGGTAATCTATCTGGTACTGAAAATTTAAACTTCTTCAGTAGATTGGCGGGTTTTAAATACTCAAACAAACAGCTTTCTGACTTTTTATCAAAAGCAGGACTACAAGAAAACGCACATCAAAACAAGCTATCCTCCTACTCCAAAGGGATGAGACAGAAAGTTGGTATTGCCATTGCACTTTCTAAAAATGCGGATTACATCTTCATGGATGAACCCATCTCAGGTTTGGACCCCAAAGCCACACTTGAGTTTACCAAAATTTGTAAAGAATTAAGCAATAACGGCAAGGCTATTTTTATGGCTACTCATGACATTTTTAACGCAGTCAATGTAGGAACAAAAATTGGAATTATGAAAGAGGGACAACTTGTACATACTTCCAATACCGACTCTATAACCGCAACTCAACTACAAGATTTATACTTAAAAACTATCTGA
- a CDS encoding ABC transporter permease → MLSVLLLTLSILLATFVLQISKQLNHHLEKNSKPFDMVVGAKGSPLQLVLSTIFHIDNPTGNISLDEALRISKNPMIKEAIPVSYGDNYKGYKILGTSGQYLLKYNATCKDGKLNTKNFEAVLGSEVASSLNLSIGSTFVSSHGLIQNEIDIHDEKPFVVSGILASTGTVVDHLIITNLESIWEVHEHPSDEEHIEGEEHTEHEEEHKEITALLLNFRNPIGALQLSRSINKNSSLQVALPKLEIDRLLKFLGIGFQAINGIAVAILLVAGLSIFTNLIKTVRERKHELALLRTYGATNFQLLKLVFYEALSLSIIGCILGWILGRVSVLLFATLASEVYQYQLVISIPDTEEFFIFTLVLFTTILATIFASYSLFKLNISKILADA, encoded by the coding sequence ATGCTTAGTGTTTTGCTATTAACGTTAAGTATTTTGTTAGCAACTTTTGTTTTACAAATAAGCAAACAGCTTAATCATCATCTAGAGAAAAATAGTAAACCATTTGATATGGTAGTTGGCGCAAAAGGAAGTCCTTTGCAACTTGTATTATCGACTATCTTTCATATAGATAACCCAACCGGAAATATATCTCTAGATGAAGCTTTAAGGATAAGTAAAAACCCTATGATAAAGGAAGCTATACCTGTTTCTTATGGTGATAATTATAAAGGTTATAAGATTTTAGGAACTTCTGGTCAGTATTTACTTAAGTATAATGCAACCTGTAAAGATGGGAAACTAAACACTAAAAATTTTGAAGCGGTATTGGGTAGTGAAGTAGCAAGTAGCTTGAACCTTAGCATTGGAAGTACTTTTGTTAGTTCTCATGGGTTGATACAAAATGAAATTGATATTCACGACGAAAAACCTTTTGTAGTTAGTGGAATTTTAGCGTCTACAGGAACAGTGGTTGATCATCTTATTATAACAAATCTTGAAAGTATTTGGGAAGTTCATGAGCATCCATCAGATGAAGAACACATCGAAGGTGAAGAACATACAGAGCACGAGGAAGAGCATAAAGAAATTACAGCTTTATTATTAAACTTCAGAAACCCTATTGGGGCCTTGCAACTTTCTAGATCTATCAATAAAAATAGCTCATTACAGGTAGCACTTCCAAAATTAGAGATTGATCGATTATTAAAGTTTTTAGGTATTGGTTTTCAAGCAATCAATGGTATTGCTGTAGCAATACTTCTTGTTGCAGGTTTAAGCATTTTTACTAACCTAATAAAAACTGTAAGAGAAAGAAAACATGAATTAGCTTTATTAAGAACATATGGAGCAACGAACTTTCAATTGCTGAAATTAGTTTTTTACGAGGCACTTTCTTTATCCATCATTGGATGCATTTTAGGATGGATTTTAGGTAGAGTAAGTGTTTTGCTATTTGCAACCTTAGCTTCAGAGGTGTATCAGTATCAATTGGTGATAAGTATACCTGATACAGAAGAGTTTTTTATATTCACTTTAGTACTTTTTACCACAATACTTGCTACGATTTTTGCATCTTATTCTTTGTTTAAATTAAATATTTCTAAAATTTTAGCCGATGCGTAA
- a CDS encoding GTP-binding protein — protein MKKLPVTVLSGFLGAGKTTLLNHILHNKEGLKVAVIVNDMSEINIDAQLVENENTLSRTEEKLVEMSNGCICCTLREDLMVEVEKLAKEQRFDYLIIESTGISEPIPVAQTFSFTSEDGQLDLSKFSYVDTMVTVVDGYNFLRDFSSPQYLTDRNLTNIEGDDRTIVNLLTDQVEFANVILLNKVDLITESELRNLYDIIHKLNPNARVIPTQNSQVSIREVIDTGLFDFEEAEASAGWIQELENEHIPETEEYGIGSFVYRKCKPFHPERFLEFAKDHFPSNIIRSKGLFWLASRPNQALIWGSAGGSLKTDPAGVWWASMPFSERISYGSFLDNQKMIEAEWDPTFGDRKIELVFIGQNIDVDLVTKQLDDCLITESELNEWKKGVFAANDHWPIPNYEGSSV, from the coding sequence ATGAAAAAATTACCTGTAACTGTATTGAGTGGCTTTCTTGGAGCAGGAAAGACAACACTCTTAAATCATATTTTACATAACAAAGAAGGATTAAAAGTTGCTGTTATTGTAAATGACATGAGTGAAATCAACATTGATGCACAGCTTGTAGAAAATGAAAACACCTTATCTAGAACCGAAGAAAAACTCGTTGAGATGTCTAATGGTTGTATTTGCTGTACCCTAAGAGAAGATCTAATGGTAGAGGTAGAAAAATTAGCCAAAGAACAACGCTTTGATTATTTAATCATAGAAAGTACTGGGATTTCGGAACCTATCCCTGTAGCACAAACCTTTAGTTTTACCAGCGAAGATGGACAACTAGACTTAAGCAAGTTTAGCTATGTAGATACTATGGTCACTGTTGTAGATGGTTATAATTTTCTGAGAGATTTTTCTAGCCCACAATATCTAACAGATAGAAACCTTACTAATATTGAGGGAGATGACCGTACTATTGTTAACCTATTAACTGATCAAGTAGAGTTTGCTAATGTTATTTTGCTAAATAAAGTAGACTTGATAACAGAATCAGAATTGAGGAATTTATATGATATTATTCATAAATTAAACCCAAACGCTCGTGTTATCCCTACTCAAAATTCTCAAGTATCAATACGTGAAGTAATTGATACAGGTTTGTTTGATTTTGAAGAAGCAGAAGCATCAGCAGGATGGATACAGGAACTCGAAAATGAGCACATCCCGGAAACCGAAGAATATGGGATTGGTTCTTTTGTTTATCGAAAATGTAAACCCTTTCATCCTGAGCGTTTTTTAGAATTTGCCAAGGATCACTTTCCTTCAAATATTATTCGTAGTAAAGGATTATTTTGGCTTGCCTCTCGTCCCAATCAAGCTCTTATATGGGGTTCTGCAGGAGGTTCACTCAAAACGGATCCAGCTGGAGTTTGGTGGGCTTCGATGCCTTTTAGTGAACGAATCAGTTATGGTTCATTTTTAGATAATCAAAAGATGATTGAAGCTGAGTGGGATCCTACATTTGGGGATCGTAAAATCGAACTCGTATTTATTGGTCAAAACATTGATGTTGATCTTGTAACTAAACAATTGGATGATTGTTTGATCACAGAATCAGAACTTAACGAATGGAAAAAGGGGGTGTTTGCTGCAAACGATCATTGGCCAATTCCTAATTACGAAGGGTCATCTGTCTAA
- a CDS encoding HupE/UreJ family protein, with the protein MDNLSSFFINGWHHIVDINAYDHLLFVMTLCAAFKLEQWKQILVIITAFTIGHSGTLILSALDIIPANSKLIDMLIPFTIMLTALANIINYNKHGKFSDTKVKYSIALIFGLIHGLAFASNFKFMLFSDSIIMPLLAFNIGIEVGQLFIVLLFMLSLWIYTQFIRGEHLKWNLFISGAGFGIAATILLNAFNDIQ; encoded by the coding sequence ATGGATAATTTAAGTTCTTTTTTTATTAATGGATGGCATCATATCGTAGATATTAATGCATACGACCATTTATTATTTGTAATGACATTATGTGCTGCTTTTAAACTAGAGCAATGGAAGCAAATATTAGTGATCATTACCGCTTTTACTATTGGGCATAGCGGAACTCTTATTCTAAGCGCTTTAGATATAATTCCAGCAAACTCCAAACTTATAGATATGCTCATTCCATTTACCATAATGTTAACTGCATTAGCCAATATTATCAATTACAATAAACACGGTAAATTTTCTGATACTAAAGTAAAATATAGCATTGCCTTAATTTTTGGGTTAATTCATGGATTAGCATTCGCCAGCAATTTTAAATTTATGCTATTTAGTGATAGTATAATTATGCCTCTATTGGCATTTAATATTGGTATCGAGGTTGGACAGTTATTTATTGTACTCCTTTTTATGTTATCCCTATGGATATATACTCAATTTATTAGGGGAGAACATTTAAAATGGAACCTGTTCATTTCGGGAGCTGGTTTTGGAATTGCTGCCACGATTTTATTAAACGCTTTTAATGATATACAATAA
- a CDS encoding 5'-nucleotidase C-terminal domain-containing protein, producing MDKIIDHNYLRKNMIDKSFLLLTFILVFSSCKKKEHLIKVEGVRIEINDTTLDNSDVEAFIKPYKEHVNKTLDSTLAYAPETYSKRDGNLNTAIGNLMADIVLEQANPFFISKTKSAIDMVLLNQGGIRAPIPKGNVTARTAYQVMPFENSIIVVEMKGAHIKELISYLQKSRKAHPISGLKITVDKDFNIVKALINNMEINEDKVYFVATNDYLYHGGSEMYFFKKAGKAHKLNYKIRNAMIDYFKKVDTIAPKIDDRFLQTN from the coding sequence ATGGATAAAATAATAGATCATAATTACCTACGAAAAAATATGATTGATAAGAGTTTCTTATTGCTTACATTCATATTGGTTTTCTCATCTTGTAAGAAAAAAGAACACCTTATAAAAGTAGAAGGAGTGAGAATTGAAATAAATGATACTACTCTGGATAATTCAGATGTGGAGGCTTTTATAAAACCGTATAAAGAACATGTAAATAAGACTTTGGATAGTACCTTGGCATATGCTCCAGAAACTTACTCTAAAAGAGATGGAAACCTTAATACAGCTATTGGTAATTTAATGGCCGATATCGTATTAGAACAAGCCAATCCTTTTTTTATCTCAAAAACTAAAAGTGCCATTGATATGGTATTATTAAATCAAGGAGGAATACGAGCACCAATTCCAAAAGGTAATGTTACCGCGCGTACTGCCTATCAGGTGATGCCATTTGAGAATAGTATCATAGTTGTGGAAATGAAGGGTGCCCATATTAAAGAATTGATTTCCTATTTACAAAAGTCTAGAAAAGCGCATCCTATTTCTGGATTAAAAATAACCGTTGATAAAGATTTTAATATCGTGAAAGCTTTGATTAATAATATGGAAATTAACGAAGACAAGGTTTATTTCGTAGCAACTAATGATTATCTGTATCATGGTGGTAGTGAGATGTATTTTTTTAAAAAAGCGGGCAAGGCTCATAAGTTGAATTATAAAATTAGGAATGCAATGATTGATTACTTTAAAAAAGTAGATACAATTGCACCGAAAATTGACGATAGATTTTTACAAACCAACTAA
- the folE gene encoding GTP cyclohydrolase I FolE, protein MSTKNQNEIELIGDAHISNSTETPLRADAFDTSDEDKIKNIQHHFAEIMKELGLDLTDDSLSGTPYRFAKMYVKELFYGLNPKNRPKTSIFENKYGYQKMLVEQNINIDSSCEHHFLPIVGTAHVGYIPKDKVIGLSKINRLVDYYAHRPQVQERLCLQILKDLQETLGTEDVIVVIQAKHLCVSSRGIKDKSSFTTTIEYRGKFVEPDTRKEFFDVINKPFDTV, encoded by the coding sequence ATGAGTACTAAGAATCAAAACGAAATAGAATTAATTGGAGATGCCCACATTTCCAATTCGACAGAAACTCCTTTACGGGCAGATGCTTTTGATACATCTGATGAAGACAAAATTAAAAACATACAACATCATTTTGCAGAAATCATGAAAGAGTTAGGACTTGATCTAACCGATGACAGTCTCTCTGGAACTCCTTACAGGTTTGCAAAAATGTATGTAAAAGAGCTTTTTTATGGTTTAAATCCAAAGAACCGTCCTAAGACTTCCATTTTTGAAAATAAATATGGATATCAGAAAATGTTGGTCGAGCAAAACATCAATATTGATTCTTCTTGTGAACATCACTTCTTACCAATTGTTGGTACCGCACATGTTGGATACATTCCTAAAGATAAGGTGATTGGGCTATCAAAAATCAACAGATTGGTAGATTATTATGCCCATCGTCCACAAGTACAAGAAAGATTATGCTTACAAATTTTAAAAGACTTACAAGAAACCCTAGGGACTGAGGATGTGATTGTGGTAATACAGGCTAAACATCTTTGCGTTTCCTCAAGAGGAATTAAAGATAAAAGCAGTTTCACAACTACCATCGAATATAGAGGGAAATTTGTTGAACCTGATACTAGAAAAGAGTTCTTTGATGTTATAAACAAACCTTTTGACACAGTTTAA
- a CDS encoding MerC domain-containing protein produces the protein MNILQIRSNSDTLGIIASSLCLAHCLATPFLFLANTGSTLFQDGHSLWWKSLDIIFLGLSFIAIRQTTKTTTNHRIKYAFWSAWTMLLFIIMNEKLSIIPLPEEVIYVVSLILVGLHFYNKKYCRCKDEKCCTN, from the coding sequence TTGAATATTTTACAAATACGTAGCAACTCTGATACCTTAGGTATTATAGCCAGTAGTTTATGTTTAGCACACTGCTTAGCAACTCCTTTTTTATTTCTTGCCAATACCGGCTCCACTCTATTTCAAGATGGACATTCTTTATGGTGGAAATCACTGGATATTATTTTTTTAGGACTTTCATTTATCGCAATTCGTCAAACCACTAAAACCACCACAAACCATAGAATAAAATATGCTTTTTGGTCAGCTTGGACGATGTTGTTATTTATTATAATGAATGAAAAGCTATCAATTATACCACTACCTGAAGAAGTTATATACGTAGTATCATTAATATTAGTCGGATTACATTTTTATAATAAGAAGTATTGCCGCTGTAAAGATGAAAAATGCTGCACAAATTAA
- a CDS encoding DUF5829 family protein, producing the protein MFKQIAIYLILSFLFGSCGTQEKKEESEVIIDRKKIDATFNKDVSKLLLDHLYVVVDSITYEKLIKNNSWKSKYASIDIGLPDFAPADHKVSTCYLRGHQHYIEILSPKNSYNEPVGKSGIGFSLKNNDEHFHLGVKPKLKTTKDSLLYAMETVEMPLDDHNHTWFKAFYTPSPGTSLHTWYGFYNPAFLDNLLGKRHTTYSREAFLESTYTDEKLFNGIKEIHLSCIPNDYRRVTQELRHLGCKLLEKNGNTLTIASGDITINIQPSNQIEYSQITKIICRLNEKDNSTIQLGNVTITNQGNESTWNFDELHKNNF; encoded by the coding sequence ATGTTTAAACAAATAGCTATTTACTTAATTCTTTCATTTTTGTTTGGATCTTGTGGGACACAAGAAAAAAAAGAAGAATCTGAAGTTATTATTGATCGAAAAAAAATTGATGCAACTTTTAACAAAGATGTATCTAAGCTATTATTAGATCATTTATACGTGGTTGTAGATAGCATTACTTATGAAAAATTAATAAAAAACAATAGTTGGAAAAGTAAATATGCCTCTATAGATATAGGATTACCAGATTTTGCTCCCGCAGATCATAAAGTATCTACCTGTTATTTACGAGGACATCAACATTATATTGAAATCTTAAGTCCAAAAAATAGCTATAACGAACCTGTAGGGAAAAGTGGAATTGGTTTCTCTTTAAAAAACAATGACGAACATTTTCATTTGGGTGTTAAACCAAAATTAAAAACTACTAAAGACTCGCTTCTTTATGCTATGGAAACTGTTGAGATGCCTTTGGATGATCATAACCATACCTGGTTCAAGGCTTTTTACACACCAAGTCCTGGCACATCTTTACACACTTGGTATGGTTTTTATAACCCAGCTTTTTTAGATAATCTTCTAGGAAAAAGACATACCACATATTCACGGGAAGCATTTCTTGAATCTACGTATACTGATGAAAAACTTTTTAACGGTATTAAAGAAATCCATCTAAGCTGTATCCCAAATGATTATCGCCGCGTAACCCAAGAACTAAGGCATTTAGGTTGTAAGCTATTAGAAAAAAACGGAAATACTCTAACCATAGCTAGCGGTGACATTACTATTAATATTCAACCCTCTAATCAGATCGAATACAGTCAAATTACCAAAATAATTTGTCGATTAAACGAAAAAGATAACAGCACGATTCAATTAGGTAATGTTACCATAACCAATCAAGGGAATGAATCTACATGGAATTTTGATGAACTTCATAAAAACAATTTTTAG
- a CDS encoding GTP-binding protein, which translates to MEAIITIVGFLGAGKTTLLKHLMTSYINNNWNPFIVLNDYENANLDALQLIDKIDPKWIRALTGSCICCSGINELRDYVNRIPERTNGVTLIEANGTSDACALMEFLGVGLNDRFLPPIQISVVDVKNWQKRGEYDELESNQVQVSSLIILTHLEETTKNRQTLVIGELTALNPFAKILTMDEIDATLLPKLLPSKNIAQKLDHQKAHWSSCSIDLPDLPNLDCIYNICNALPKSMLRVKGCTKIGSEKKYTYFERNPDGQVFIRPFNGIPITGPKLLTVGPGSESSLLEKVIQTNL; encoded by the coding sequence ATGGAAGCTATAATTACAATTGTTGGTTTCTTGGGAGCCGGAAAAACGACGCTTTTAAAACACTTAATGACAAGCTACATCAATAATAATTGGAACCCTTTTATTGTTCTAAATGATTATGAGAATGCAAATCTTGATGCGCTTCAGCTTATTGATAAAATTGATCCTAAGTGGATCCGAGCCCTTACAGGTAGCTGTATTTGTTGTAGTGGTATTAATGAATTAAGAGATTACGTAAACCGAATTCCAGAACGTACGAATGGAGTTACTTTAATCGAAGCCAATGGCACTTCTGATGCATGCGCGTTAATGGAGTTCTTAGGTGTTGGACTTAACGATAGATTCTTACCCCCTATCCAGATATCTGTTGTCGATGTAAAAAATTGGCAAAAAAGAGGAGAATATGATGAACTAGAATCAAATCAAGTACAAGTGTCTTCGTTGATTATCCTAACTCATCTTGAAGAAACAACTAAAAATAGACAAACTCTTGTTATAGGAGAACTAACAGCACTCAATCCCTTCGCTAAAATTTTAACAATGGATGAAATTGATGCTACACTTCTTCCTAAACTTTTGCCTTCTAAAAACATCGCTCAGAAACTTGATCATCAAAAAGCACATTGGTCTTCTTGTTCCATAGACCTGCCAGATCTACCCAACTTAGATTGCATCTATAATATCTGTAATGCATTACCAAAAAGTATGCTAAGAGTAAAAGGTTGTACAAAAATTGGAAGCGAAAAAAAGTATACTTATTTTGAACGCAATCCAGATGGTCAAGTATTTATTCGACCATTTAATGGCATACCTATCACAGGTCCAAAACTTCTTACAGTAGGACCAGGAAGTGAATCTTCATTATTAGAAAAAGTTATCCAAACTAATCTTTAA
- a CDS encoding S9 family peptidase: MRYKLTILLLFTVFKCFVSYSQNGKIIEKERLILSDSIITKIHKADSAMIKALENIEFFRITYLSDSLKVKGFIAKPVQKGNFPCIISNRGGTGEFGKWNDIGVGFFLGKLASWGYVVVASQYRGNDGGEGQEERGGKDVNDVLSLVNTLGEIDNADTSRIGIEGASRGGMMTYLSLKETCQFKAAVVLAGAANAFEHLVHRPDFEEHVYAKVIPNYYENKEKELKARSAVFWADKMCKTTPMLIMQGSADWRVPATESLELLNKLYEYKHPVRYILFEGADHRISEFRKEFFAQTKSFFDFYVKELNDLPNMELHGR, translated from the coding sequence ATGAGATATAAACTAACAATACTTTTGCTTTTCACTGTTTTTAAGTGTTTTGTTTCTTATTCCCAAAACGGTAAAATTATAGAAAAGGAAAGGTTAATTTTAAGTGATTCTATCATTACCAAAATCCACAAGGCAGATTCTGCCATGATAAAAGCACTTGAAAACATTGAGTTTTTTCGAATTACGTATCTATCAGATTCTCTTAAGGTAAAAGGTTTTATCGCTAAACCAGTTCAGAAAGGTAATTTTCCTTGTATTATTTCAAACCGCGGAGGTACAGGTGAATTCGGGAAATGGAATGATATAGGAGTAGGCTTCTTTTTGGGAAAACTCGCTAGTTGGGGATATGTAGTGGTAGCAAGTCAATACAGAGGTAATGATGGTGGTGAAGGACAAGAGGAAAGAGGTGGAAAAGACGTAAATGATGTACTAAGTCTTGTAAATACTTTAGGAGAAATTGATAATGCCGATACATCGAGAATTGGTATAGAAGGTGCTAGTAGAGGAGGTATGATGACATATCTTTCACTAAAAGAAACATGTCAATTCAAAGCTGCCGTTGTCCTTGCCGGTGCTGCTAATGCTTTCGAACATCTCGTACATAGACCCGATTTTGAAGAGCATGTATATGCTAAGGTTATTCCTAATTATTATGAGAATAAAGAAAAAGAACTCAAAGCACGGTCGGCAGTGTTCTGGGCTGATAAAATGTGTAAAACAACTCCAATGTTAATAATGCAAGGTAGTGCTGACTGGCGTGTTCCTGCGACAGAATCACTAGAATTATTGAACAAGTTATATGAATATAAACACCCAGTTCGTTATATCTTATTTGAAGGAGCTGATCACCGAATATCAGAATTTAGAAAAGAGTTTTTTGCCCAAACCAAAAGCTTTTTTGATTTTTATGTAAAAGAGCTTAATGATTTACCAAATATGGAGTTACATGGTAGATAA
- a CDS encoding ABC transporter ATP-binding protein, with amino-acid sequence MIRTTSLMFAYKNTKTNTFYFPDIDLSFEQNALILGDSGIGKTTLLHIMAGLLVPKKGNVFIGNTCVQQLTRNQLNNFRGKHIGIIFQRAYFIKSLSLLENIKIREKLSKKTIDQERRIGLIEKLDLMNVRDKKVQELSEGQRQRLSIALGIIHKPKVILADEPTSNLDDKNCERVISLLKKEAQICKSNLVIITHDQRVKPHFDKHIIL; translated from the coding sequence ATGATCCGAACGACATCGTTAATGTTTGCATATAAGAATACAAAAACTAATACTTTTTATTTTCCAGACATAGATTTATCATTTGAACAAAATGCTTTGATTTTGGGAGACTCAGGTATTGGTAAAACTACGTTGTTACATATTATGGCGGGTCTTTTAGTTCCAAAAAAAGGGAATGTATTTATTGGCAATACTTGTGTTCAACAACTTACAAGAAATCAATTAAATAATTTCAGAGGTAAGCATATAGGAATAATCTTTCAAAGAGCATATTTTATTAAGTCCTTAAGTTTATTAGAGAACATTAAAATTCGTGAGAAACTGTCTAAAAAAACAATAGATCAAGAAAGGAGAATAGGATTAATAGAGAAATTAGATTTAATGAATGTTAGGGATAAGAAAGTTCAAGAATTAAGCGAGGGTCAAAGACAACGACTTTCCATTGCTCTTGGGATTATACATAAACCAAAGGTAATCTTAGCAGATGAACCCACTTCTAATTTAGATGATAAGAATTGTGAGAGGGTTATCTCCTTATTAAAAAAAGAGGCTCAAATTTGCAAAAGTAACTTGGTTATTATCACCCATGATCAAAGAGTTAAACCACATTTTGATAAACATATAATCCTCTAA